Genomic segment of Syntrophorhabdus sp.:
GCGCGGAAGGCGCTCTCGATCTCCTCGAGTGAAAACTCCCCGAGACGCCGAGCGACCTGTTTCACCGTCACCGGCCTCGCTGATGAAAAGAGGACCGCCTCTATGATGTTCTTAAGTTCCATCGACCCGCAAACCCCGACACCGTCTCGATGATCCTGTCCATCTCACGGGGATGCTCGAACCATCGCATGTCCTTCTCTTTTGCAAACCAGGTGAATTGCCTCTTGGCATAGCGTCGGGTATTTTTCTGTATATCTTTTACCATATCTTCATATCCAATGGAACCACTAAGATATCGCAGGACCTCGCGGTATCCAATGCTCGAAAAGGGCTTCGACTCACCGGAATAACCCCGCGCCAGAATGTCCTTCACCTCGCCCACAAGACCCCGGGAAAGCATGGCAAGCACCCTCTCATCTATCCTGCGATAGAGTTCCTCGCGCGGCGCCGTGAGGCCGATGCCGCAGATATCATACCGCGGCTCGCGAAAGCCGTGCTCCTTCTCGAGCTCAGAGAAAGGCCTCCCGCCCAAAAGGTACACCTCCATGGCCCGGACAGCCCGCACGCGGTCCCGGAAGCTGATCCTTAAGGAATACGCCGGATCGACGGCCTTGAGTCTCTCGTAGAACGCGATGGGGTCCCGGGCATATTCGGCACGCAGCCGTTCGCGGAGCGCGCCGTCCCTTTTCGCCGGGAAAAGTCCGTAGAAAAGGGCCCTCAGGTAGAGTCCTGTGCCGCCGACGATGATGGGCACGGCGTCCCGTGCACTGATATCGGAAATGGCCCTGTCGGCCGCGTCCCGAAAAAGGGCCGCGTTGAACTCCCCGTCGGGATCGACGATGTCCACCAGGTGATGGGGGACCCTCGTGCGGGCAGCGGCCGAGGGCTTCGCCGTCCCGATATCGAAATAGCGGTACACCTGCATGGAGTCGCCGTTGACTATCTCGCCTCCGAGGCCTTCCGCCAACATGACGGCGAGATCCGATTTGCCCGTGCACGTGGGTCCGCTTATCGCGACGACCCTGATCCTGTTTGATAACATGGGTGATATACAGTATAATAACCCCCGGATGTATTCAAGGATTATAAAACTCACCGTCATCCTCGTCATGCTGCCCATGATCTTCGGGGTGGGCCTCGGCTACGGCCTCGTGAACTACCTCGAGATCCCCGACGTTAAACAGCTCGAAAGCTACCGCCCCAAGTCGGCCACCAGGCTCTATGCCGACGACGGCACCCTCTTCGCGGAGCTTTTTGTCGAAAAGAGGATACCCATCCCGCTGACGGAAATGCCCAAGCACCTGAGACTGGCCTTCGTCGCTATCGAGGATGTGCGGTTCTACAGCCATTTCGGGGTCGACATCCGCGGCATCGGGCGCGCCTTCCTGCGCAACGTCATGAGACAGGGGATCACCGAGGGGGCCTCTACGATCACTCAGCAGCTCGCCCGGAACCTCTACCTGACTCCCCAGAGGACGTACAAGCGAAAGATAGAGGAGGCCATCCTCGCTATCCAGATAGAGAGGACCTATTCCAAGGATGAGATACTCAACATGTACCTCAACCTCATCTACCTCGGCGAAGGGGCGCACGGGGTGGAAGCGGCCGCGTACACGTACTTCCACAAGAAGGCGAAGGACCTTTCCCTGGAGGAATCGGCAATGCTGGCGGCGCTCACCAAGTCTCCTTCCCGCCTCTCCCCATACAAAAACGCCGCCCGGACGGTTGAACGGCGCAACACGGTCCTCAAAAAGATGTACGAGGCCGGGTTCATCGACAAGGTGAGCTACTCCAAGGCTGTCGAGACGACACTCGCCATCGCACCCTTCAAGGCATACGAAAAGAGAACGGGGTATTTCACCGAATACGTGAAACAGGTGCTCGAGGAGTATGTGGAACACGCCCAGGACGTTTTCACCAGCGGCTTCAACGTGAAGACCACGATGAACCTCAAAATGGTCCAGTACGCTTACGAGGCCATAGAGAAAGGCATGGAAGCCTACAAGAAACGCCATCCCGGGGTCAGGGAACTGCCCGAGGTGGCCCTCGTCGCCATGGAGGTCAAGACAGGGGAGCTGAAGGTCCTGGTGGGCGGACGGGATTTCTCCCAGTCGCCTTACAACAGGGCCGTGCAGGCCAGAAGGCAGCCTGGTTCATCTTTCAAGCCCCTTATCTATCTCACGGCCCTGGAGCAAGGATACACCCCTGACACCATGCTCAGGGACTCCCCCCTCTCCTACACGAACCCTTACACGGGCGTCGGGTGGAACCCCCGGAACTACGGCAACGAATATCACGGCGATGTGACCATGCGCAGGGCTCTCGAGCTCTCCCTCAACACGGCAACCATCCGCCTTCTCGAGCAGGTGGGCCTCGAGAATGTCATCGACATGGCCAAGCAGCTCCACATTACGAGCAGGTTCGAACCGAACCTTTCCCTCGCGCTCGGTACGACAGAGATAGCTCCCATCGAACTCGCCGCGGCCTATGCCACCTTCGCCCGTGGCGGAGCATACGTCCAACCCATATCCGTCAAGGCCATCACGACCATGGACGGGG
This window contains:
- the miaA gene encoding tRNA (adenosine(37)-N6)-dimethylallyltransferase MiaA; this translates as MLSNRIRVVAISGPTCTGKSDLAVMLAEGLGGEIVNGDSMQVYRYFDIGTAKPSAAARTRVPHHLVDIVDPDGEFNAALFRDAADRAISDISARDAVPIIVGGTGLYLRALFYGLFPAKRDGALRERLRAEYARDPIAFYERLKAVDPAYSLRISFRDRVRAVRAMEVYLLGGRPFSELEKEHGFREPRYDICGIGLTAPREELYRRIDERVLAMLSRGLVGEVKDILARGYSGESKPFSSIGYREVLRYLSGSIGYEDMVKDIQKNTRRYAKRQFTWFAKEKDMRWFEHPREMDRIIETVSGFAGRWNLRTS
- a CDS encoding PBP1A family penicillin-binding protein — its product is MYSRIIKLTVILVMLPMIFGVGLGYGLVNYLEIPDVKQLESYRPKSATRLYADDGTLFAELFVEKRIPIPLTEMPKHLRLAFVAIEDVRFYSHFGVDIRGIGRAFLRNVMRQGITEGASTITQQLARNLYLTPQRTYKRKIEEAILAIQIERTYSKDEILNMYLNLIYLGEGAHGVEAAAYTYFHKKAKDLSLEESAMLAALTKSPSRLSPYKNAARTVERRNTVLKKMYEAGFIDKVSYSKAVETTLAIAPFKAYEKRTGYFTEYVKQVLEEYVEHAQDVFTSGFNVKTTMNLKMVQYAYEAIEKGMEAYKKRHPGVRELPEVALVAMEVKTGELKVLVGGRDFSQSPYNRAVQARRQPGSSFKPLIYLTALEQGYTPDTMLRDSPLSYTNPYTGVGWNPRNYGNEYHGDVTMRRALELSLNTATIRLLEQVGLENVIDMAKQLHITSRFEPNLSLALGTTEIAPIELAAAYATFARGGAYVQPISVKAITTMDGEERYREEAVEEPIVTPETAYTLVDVMKGVVKRGTARAAAKMPYYLAGKTGTTDDFRDAWFIGFSPNLLCAVWVGYDKKTNLGAKEAGGTTALPIWIEFMSKALPLYPNTDFPPPTVDLHQP